The genomic region ATTGGTATTTCCCGATTATACGGGCAATAATATGTTCAATACTCTTGGTAACATTGCCCAGTATTCTCAAATCGGCTTATTGTTCGTTGATTTTGTCTATGGACATACCTTACAACTAACTGGCACAGCCAATATTATCTGGGATACAAATCGCATAGCACAATTTATCGGTGCAGAACGCTTAGTAGAATTCCACATCGATCGCGTGTTGGAAACAATAAATGCAACTAATCTAAGCTGGGAATTTGCAGAATACTCGCCGTACAATCCCAAATAAGTAAGTCAAAAGTCAAAATGTCTGAAGTTGGTAGCGGTAAGCGTTTCGATCTTACCAATAGTACCAGTTAAAGGCGTGACAGCTTAACAGTTTAGCCAGCTACCAACTACCAATTACCCATTACCAAATTCCATCACTTCACCACCTGGGAACTGTGTAAACGTGGATCGTCAGTCTCAGAGGATGGAGTGACATTTGCTTCGTATTTGGAGACTTTACCGCTAGCAGAAGTGTAAGGCAAGGGGGCATCATTTAATAATGCTTCTAAGTTACTTGCCATAATACTGCGCGGTTGTTCTCCAATCGCCTGCGCGATCGCCTCTCCTTGTTTACCTAAGTACACGAAATGGGGAATCCCATCAACTCGATATTTCAGGATCTCTGGCAACCACTTGCTGTTATCCACATTCAGCATGACAAAGTTTACCTTTCCGGCGTACTCCTGTTCTAGCTGAGCCATATCTGGAACCATTTTCTGACATACCGTACACCAGTCAGCATAAAACTCCATCAGCGTTGGCTTGCTGTTACTCAAAGCTACTTCTAGCGGTGTCGAGCGATCGCTTAATGTTGCTAGCGTCACTGCACCCGTTTGAGTCCGTAAGCCGAGGAATAAGGCGACGCTGAGAGCGATCGCAACTAAAACTACAATTAAATTTCTAACCCGCTTTCCTACCGTCAACTCAGTTGGCTGCGCTGAAGGATTGGGAGTTTTAGCACTCATAAGGCTTTTATTAAAATTCGATCGAGCAACAGCTCTCATTTTAATCGAACAGCCATAAAAGGTTTTTGTTACAAAAGAGAAGATAGGAAAATTCAGAAGTAGAAAATCACTACTCCCTGCTCCCTAATGAAAAAAAGAGTTACGCTGACCTTCCCTCGTCGTGCTATACAAGTACCAGTGACATACAGACTGGCGAAAGATTTTAACGTTGCTGCTAATATTATCCGCGCTCAAGTTGCCCCAAATCAAGTTGGTACGTTAGTTGTAGAATTGTCAGGAGATATCGATCAACTCGATGCGGCGGTTGATTGGATGCGATCGCAAAACATCAATGTCTCTTCGGCAATGGCTGAAATTACCATCGATCGCGAACTTTGCGTAGACTGCGGTTTGTGTACTGGAGTTTGTCCCACCGAAGCCTTGACCCTTAATTCTGCCACATTTGAACTGACATTCACGCGATCGCGCTGTATTGTCTGCGAACAATGCATTCCTACTTGTCCAACGCAAGCCATCTCAACAAATCTTTAAAAGACTGGTCATTGGTCATTGGTGATGCGTGGTGCGTGGGTTGTGGGGTATAGGGTTGAATTGTGACTTGTGACTTGTGACTTGTAATTGCTCCCTCAGCTCCCTCAGATGGGCGACTCTCTCTTCTCCCTGCTCCCTTGCTTTACTAATAACTGAATATATCTGCCCACACGCCACCCTCACTCTCTAATCTAGCTGCGGCGGGCGCATCGTAAATGACCAAAAGCGACGGAGTTTGAGTATATTCATTAAACGTAATCATTCCTTCTGCGTGGTCGTCTCCAATACCGAAGGGGATTTCTAACATAACCTCTGGGTAAGATAGCGTATTTTCAGCTATATTTACACCATTGTGCCAGCGATAAACTCGGACTGGACCATCTAAATCCATTGTCGGTCCCGCTAGGATTAAAAAATCTTTTTCATCTACGTGTAGATCTCGAATACCTAAGCCATTCAAATAAACAAAATGCTTTTTATAAAGATTTTGTTCTGCTCCGATTGGCTTTAGCTTTAAAGTGTCTTCTTTATCATCTATTTCTAACTCTAACTCTAAGATCGCTGCCCAGCCCCTTAATACTGGACCCCGCAAACCGAGAAAAACTTTTTGTTGATAGATTGCTATTCCTTCTATGTCAAAACCATTATCTTTACCAGGAATATTAGTCTTGACAAAATCGCCAAAATGAGGATCTGTTGCTAAAGCTTCAGTAAGCATATTTCCCCCCTCTGTTAGTTTGACTTTTGCCGCACTCAAGGTGACATCTGGAGCTTCAGGATGAGGACAAGACTGCCGCAAATTGCCATCAACTAAGGGAATACGTCCAATCATATAACGATTTTCTTCCGTTTTTATCTTAGCTAATCGTTCAATATTCTCCACATCAGTATGTTCTGGTTTTGGTTTTTTGCGCTTCCAACTATGGGAACCAATAAACCAGAGATAGTAATCGTGATAAGCGAATCCTTCAATATCAATTTCTTCGTCTTCTGGTTTTGGTAACTCAATAAAATCTTGAACGTGAAATGTGTGATGTTCGGCAAAGCAGTTTTGCTGCTCTACAAAAGTTAGACGTTCGATAGTCGATGTTTCATCCGAACCAACCCACAAATGCTGTTTGGGAAAAAGTAGTACTGCTGAAAGATCTGTTCGACTTTTTTTGAAGCTGTCATTAAATTTGAGTAGAATGCGGTCGCGTTTGCTAGTGGAATGATTCATAACTCAAAATAAATCTGGTAATTGGTTATTTGTGAGTGACTGGCGGCTGGTGATTGGACTCTCTTCTAGTTACTAGTCGCGCTTTCACGCTTTCACCGATAACTGATAACTGTTAACCGATAACTGTCAACAGTCAACTGTCTAGCCATTAGATGTGATATTACAGTGTGAGCTGCTATCAGCCCTGCTGAAAAAGACTGATTTATGTTACCTGCCCTCAAACCAAAACCCCACCGCCCAAAAAGCAAGCGATCGACCCCGATCCTATTGCTGTTAATCTTAGCTTGGAGTATTGCTGCTGCTTGGATTTTAGCAATGGCGACTCACGCCCAACCAGCTAACACCATTGATGCAGTTCCCCAACGCTATCAATTGGGACAAGAACTCTACTTGGAAAACTGCGCCACTTGCCACATCGCCGTTCCGCCAGCCGTCCTACCCGTGCAGACTTGGCAGCGGTTGCTACAAGATACTCAACACTACGGCGTACAAATCAAACCATTGGTCGATCCACCCCGCATTCTAGTGTGGAATTATCTGAGATTTGCTTCCCGTCCCCTCAACCAAGACGAAGAAATACCATACCGCATTGCCAACTCGCGTTATTTCAAAGCTTTGCATCCCAAAGTCAAATTACCAAAACCAACTCAACTCAGCAGTTGTGTCACCTGTCATCCCAACGCCAACGCCTTCAATTTCCGTAGCCTTACACCAGAATGGGAGAATTCGC from Chroococcidiopsis sp. SAG 2025 harbors:
- a CDS encoding thioredoxin family protein; the encoded protein is MSAKTPNPSAQPTELTVGKRVRNLIVVLVAIALSVALFLGLRTQTGAVTLATLSDRSTPLEVALSNSKPTLMEFYADWCTVCQKMVPDMAQLEQEYAGKVNFVMLNVDNSKWLPEILKYRVDGIPHFVYLGKQGEAIAQAIGEQPRSIMASNLEALLNDAPLPYTSASGKVSKYEANVTPSSETDDPRLHSSQVVK
- a CDS encoding NIL domain-containing protein, translated to MKKRVTLTFPRRAIQVPVTYRLAKDFNVAANIIRAQVAPNQVGTLVVELSGDIDQLDAAVDWMRSQNINVSSAMAEITIDRELCVDCGLCTGVCPTEALTLNSATFELTFTRSRCIVCEQCIPTCPTQAISTNL
- a CDS encoding DUF3616 domain-containing protein codes for the protein MNHSTSKRDRILLKFNDSFKKSRTDLSAVLLFPKQHLWVGSDETSTIERLTFVEQQNCFAEHHTFHVQDFIELPKPEDEEIDIEGFAYHDYYLWFIGSHSWKRKKPKPEHTDVENIERLAKIKTEENRYMIGRIPLVDGNLRQSCPHPEAPDVTLSAAKVKLTEGGNMLTEALATDPHFGDFVKTNIPGKDNGFDIEGIAIYQQKVFLGLRGPVLRGWAAILELELEIDDKEDTLKLKPIGAEQNLYKKHFVYLNGLGIRDLHVDEKDFLILAGPTMDLDGPVRVYRWHNGVNIAENTLSYPEVMLEIPFGIGDDHAEGMITFNEYTQTPSLLVIYDAPAAARLESEGGVWADIFSY
- a CDS encoding diheme cytochrome C; this translates as MLPALKPKPHRPKSKRSTPILLLLILAWSIAAAWILAMATHAQPANTIDAVPQRYQLGQELYLENCATCHIAVPPAVLPVQTWQRLLQDTQHYGVQIKPLVDPPRILVWNYLRFASRPLNQDEEIPYRIANSRYFKALHPKVKLPKPTQLSSCVTCHPNANAFNFRSLTPEWENSQ